A part of Antechinus flavipes isolate AdamAnt ecotype Samford, QLD, Australia chromosome 6, AdamAnt_v2, whole genome shotgun sequence genomic DNA contains:
- the LOC127541616 gene encoding olfactory receptor 5B12-like → MAVMENNTEVNGFILVGFTDTPEYQFLLFVIFTLIYIITLVGNVGLVTLIWVESTLHTPMYFFLSSLSLVDLGSSSAIIPKVLAGILTGDKTISYNDCATQMFFFVTFATTENYLLAAMAYDRHVAVSKPLHYSTIMSSKMCLGLTISCYVCGSVNSSIHIGFTFSLSFCSSNIVNHFFCDIPPILTLSCSNIRFTELLVCILGAFNMAFAILIIVVSYLSIFIAILRIRSTEGRQKAFFTCASHIFAVSLFYGATIFMYLQPSSAHSMEKDKMISVFYTMIIPMLNPLVYSLRNKDVKNAFRKATRRKNY, encoded by the coding sequence ATGGCAGTTATGGAAAACAACACAGAAGTAAATGGATTCATTCTTGTAGGATTTACAGACACCCCAGAGTATCAGTTTCTACTCTTTGTAATATTCACCCTTATCTACATCATCACCTTAGTAGGAAATGTGGGATTGGTAACCCTGATTTGGGTGGAATCCACTCTTCACACTCCCATGTACTTCTTCCTCAGCAGCCTCTCTCTGGTGGATTTAGGTTCTTCTTCAGCTATTATTCCCAAAGTGCTTGCTGGAATCCTCACAGGGGACAAGACTATCTCCTACAATGATTGTGCTACCCAAATGTTCTTCTTTGTAACCTTTGCCActactgaaaattatctgttgGCTGCCATGGCCTATGATCGCCATGTGGCTGTGTCTAAGCCCCTACATTACTCTACTATCATGTCATCAAAGATGTGTCTTGGTCTAACCATTAGTTGTTATGTCTGTGGTTCAGTGAACTCTTCAATCCACATTGGCTTCACATTCAGCCTCTCTTTCTGTAGTTCCAACATTGTAAATCATTTTTTCTGTGACATTCCTCCAATCTTGACTCTCTCCTGCTCAAACATTCGCTTCACTGAGTTGTTGGTTTGTATTCTAGGGGCATTTAACATGGCTTTTGCCATTCTGATCATTGTGGTTTCCTACCTCTCAATTTTCATTGCCATTCTGAGAATCCGCTCCACTGAGGGCCGCCAGAAAGCCTTCTTCACCTGTGCTTCTCACATCTTTGCAGTGTCCTTATTCTATGGAGCAACCATCTTCATGTACCTACAACCCTCATCAGCTCATTCCatggaaaaagataaaatgatctcTGTATTTTACACCATGATCATTCCCATGCTGAATCCATTGGTATATAGTCTGAGAAACAAAGATGTcaagaatgctttcagaaaagctACTAGAAGAAAGAATTATTAA
- the LOC127541615 gene encoding olfactory receptor 5B12-like, translated as MAFMENRTEVNEFILVGFTDTPEYQVLLFIIFTLIYIITLVGNLGLVTLIWMESTLHTPMYFFLSSLSLVDLGSSSAIIPKMLAGILTGDKIISYNSCATQMFFFVIFVTTENYLLASMAYDRHVAVSKPLHYSTIMSSKMCLGLTISCYVCGSVNSSIHIGFTFSLSFCSSNIVNHFFCDIPPILTLSCSDIHFTELLVCVIGAFNMAFAILIIVVSYLSIFIAILRIRSTEGRQKAFFTCASHIFAVSLFYGATIFMYLQPSSAHSMEKDKMISVFYTMIIPMLNPLVYSLRNKDVKNAFIKAIRKKNY; from the coding sequence ATGGCATTTATGGAAAACAGAACAGAAGTAAATGAGTTCATTCTTGTAGGATTTACAGATACCCCAGAGTATCAGGTTCTGCTCTTCATAATATTCACCCTTATCTACATCATCACTTTAGTAGGAAATCTGGGATTGGTAACCCTGATTTGGATGGAATCTACTCTCCACACTCCCATGTACTTCTTCCTCAGCAGCCTCTCTCTGGTGGATTTAGGTTCTTCTTCAGCTATTATTCCCAAAATGCTTGCTGGAATCCTCACAGGGGACAAGATTATTTCCTACAATAGTTGTGCCAcacaaatgttcttttttgtaatctttgttactactgaaaattatctgttgGCTTCCATGGCCTATGATCGCCATGTGGCTGTGTCTAAGCCCCTACACTACTCTACCATCATGTCATCAAAGATGTGTCTTGGTCTAACCATTAGTTGTTATGTCTGTGGCTCAGTGAACTCTTCAATCCACATTGGCTTCACATTCAGCCTCTCTTTCTGTAGTTCTAATATTGTGAATCACTTTTTCTGTGACATTCCTCCAATCTTGACTCTCTCCTGCTCAGATATTCACTTCACTGAGTTGTTGGTTTGTGTTATAGGGGCATTTAACATGGCTTTTGCCATTCTGATCATTGTGGTTTCCTACCTCTCAATTTTCATTGCCATTCTGAGAATCCGCTCTACTGAGGGCCGCCAGAAAGCCTTCTTCACCTGTGCTTCTCACATCTTTGCAGTGTCCTTATTCTATGGAGCAACCATCTTCATGTATCTACAACCCTCATCAGCTCATTCCatggaaaaagataaaatgatctcTGTATTCTACACCATGATCATTCCCATGCTGAATCCATTGGTGTATAGTCTGAGAAACAAAGATGTCAAGAATGCTTTcataaaagctattagaaaaaagaattattag
- the LOC127541617 gene encoding olfactory receptor 5B12-like, whose translation MKNRTEVSEFILKGITDTPELQVPLLIIFTIIYLIILVGNLGIVVIISWDSRLHTPMYFFLSNLSLVDFGYSSAVTPKVMAGFLTGGKVISYNGCAAQMFFFSSFVTTEIYLLAVMAYDRHTAVCRPLHYTTIMTSSVCTYLTIIAHVSGFFNSAIVTGQTFSLSFCGSNVIHHFFCDIPPLLALSCSDVYINEVILFILGGFTATFGLLFICISYSFIFAAILKIQSTEGRQKAFSTCASHLSVVSIFYGTVIFMYLQPNSNHSMDTDKMTSIFYTMIIPMLNPLVYTMRNKEIHVAFRKVLWGKRLHKA comes from the coding sequence ATGAAGAACAGAACAGAGGTGAGTGAGTTCATTCTCAAAGGAATAACAGATACTCCAGAGCTTCAAGTTCCCCTTCTGATAATATTCACTATTATCTATCTGATCATCCTTGTGGGGAACTTGGGGATAGTAGTCATTATATCCTGGGACTCCCGCTTGCATACTCCAATGTACTTTTTTCTCAGTAATCTCTCTCTAGTAGATTTTGGTTATTCCTCAGCTGTCACACCCAAGGTTATGGCTGGTTTTCTCACAGGGGGAAAGGTTATCTCCTACAATGGATGTGCTGCACAAATGTTCTTCTTTTCAAGTTTTGTCACCACTGAAATTTATCTCCTGGCTGTTATGGCCTATGATCGACACACAGCTGTGTGTAGGCCCCTACATTATACCACCATCATGACATCGAGTGTATGTACATATCTGACCATTATTGCACACGTTAGTGGATTTTTTAATTCCGCTATTGTCACTGGACAGACCTTTAGCCTCTCCTTCTGTGGATCCAATGTCATCCATCACTTCTTCTGTGACATCCCTCCTCTCCTGGCTCTCTCCTGCTCTGATGTATACATCAATGAAGTGATACTCTTTATCTTAGGAGGATTCACTGCTACCTTTGGACTTCTATTTATCTGCATTTCCTATTCATTCATCTTTGCTGCCATCCTGAAGATCCAATCTACTGAGGGCCGCCAGAAAGCCTTCTCTACTTGTGCTTCTCACCTCTCTGTGGTGTCCATATTTTATGGAACAGTCATCTTTATGTACTTACAACCCAACTCTAACCATTCTATGGACACAGACAAAATGACTTCAATATTCTACACCATGATCATTCCCATGTTGAACCCTCTAGTCTATACCATGAGGAATAAAGAGATTCATGTGGCTTTCAGGAAAGTTTTATGGGGGAAAAGACTTCATAAGGCTTAG